TCGTCTGCGCAAGCAGTAACAACGATGACCCGGATAGAGTCATCAATGCGGAGGATTCGCCGGGTCGCTTCGAGGCCGCCGATACCGGGCATACGGATATCCATCAGAACAATGTCCGGCTGATCCTTGCGGACAAACTCAATGGCATCCTCTCCCGATGCCGCCTGCCCGATGACTTCCAGGTCGGGGTCATCAGCCAGCATCCGGGTAATCCCGGAACGCACCAGATCATGGTCATCTACAACCAGTACCCTGATCAAAATTCACCTCGCACACGGCTTTCGACAGACAGCGCGATTGTACCGGTTACCGATACTCGCGGGTAGGTGCAAACCGGATTACTGCCGCTCGACTTCACATTCAGGAGGGAGAACCAAGCCCTGCGGTGTTTTCAACCGGATCAAACCAGACCACCAGATCCCCCCGTTTGACGGCTGCCAGCACTAGGTTCACCTCGGCCAGCGGGTTCTCGGTATCGTTCAACCCATGGTACCGGGTGCAATACTCTTCAACCAAGCCAGTCAATTGATCTTCCGTCAGCAGTTCCTTCTCTACAATGAACTTTTCCTGCCGGGGGTCGGGTTGCCCTTGATAGGCTGCGTCGTCGGTCATAGTCCCTCCTGTTGATGCACATGGTAAGGATTATCACGCAAAGGGAGAAGCCCTTTCCAAAAATCATCTTCCGGCGCTATTGGCCGGAGTCGGCTGCGGTCCGGAATCGGGCGATCAGCTGCCGCATCGACAGGGATTCCTGCCTCAGGGCCTCACTGATGGCCCGCGTGCTTTCAACGCTTTCAATCAGGAAATCGGCACTCTCGTCCAGGGCGGTCGACCGGCGACCAACCCGCCCTATTTCATCCCGCTGGGTGGTTACGGCGGCCGAGATGGCAGCACTGTGGTCTTCCAACTGGACAAACTGTCCCCTCAGGCTCTCGAGGTGGGCCTTGAGCGCAATCAGGTGCTCACGATTCTGATTACCGGCCTCGCGCATTTCACCCAACAGCTCATCGACGCTGCCAACACCGGCCACCAGGTCCTGAACCCATTGGCCAATATTCCGGGTAGATTCGGACGTTCGCCGGGACAACGTCCTGACTTCATCAGCAACCACTGCAAAACCCCGACCATGCTCGCCTGCCCGGGCAGCCTCGATTGCGGCGTTGAGCGCCAGTAAGTTAGTCTGCTCTGCAATGTCTGCAATAACACCGATGACCTGCTCGATTTTACCGGTTGAATCGTTCAACGCGTGAATTGATTGTGAAACGCGGGAGATCACATCAACCGTATGCTCTGCCGCCTGTTCACTGCTGACCAGCCTATGTTGCACTTCTTCGTTAGCCGACACAGCATCCCCAACTGTAAGCGCTGACTGGTCGGTGGCTCGCTCGATTGCCGATGCCTGATCGGCAATGGCGGCCATGGACTGACTGACATCCCGTATCTGATGGCGGGTTGTCTCGGATGCGGTGTGCAAGGACTCGGCGCCTGTATCAAGGGTCAACGAGCGCTGATTCAGTTCGCCCGCAGCGCCACGAATATCGGCGATAAACTGCTCGAAACGGCTGACCAGTGCGCCCAGTGCCCGACTGACACCGGCCACCTCATCCCGCCCCTTCAGCACCGGCATCCGGGTCAGATCGCTATTCGCTTCCATCGCGCCAAGCTCACTCTCCATCTTCTGAAGCCGGAGGATGACTGATTGCCGGAGCCACGCTGTCATCACCACAACAACAAAGAGGAAGAGAACAGAACCTGCCACCAGGTATACCTGCTGGTTGGACAAAAACGCCAGCAAATCATCAGCGCCAGCTGAAACTGAATTCCTGCTCTGCAATTGTCGCTGGTTAATGGCCTTCAGCATGGGCTCAAGGGACGGGAATAAATCAAAATCCACAACCTGGCCAACACGGTAATAGCTCTTTTCACCTATCCCGCTCTTCATGGATTCCATCAGCGCCACGACGCGCTCGAACGAATCGCGATGCTCCTCCGCCCATGTTTCAAGTCCCGCATTTTCAGAAACGGCCTTCCAATGGGCAGGAAGCGCCTGCTCAAGATCGGCAAATACCGGTTCAATTTCGTCCCAAAGCAACAGCTGCGCCTTGATCTTGAAGGCCAGATCCTGCAGCCGACGATGGTCCTGCTCAAGATCAACCAGTAGCCAGGATTCTTTCAGTTTGGTGCTGATCAAACTGTCCGACGCCTCTTCTGCCTTGAGTATGATGGTCCAGGACAGGACCGCCAGACCGGACAACGCGAAGACGGAAAGAAAGGCAAAAAACAGAATGCGGGTTCGAACAGTGCCAAGCATGACAACTCCAACAAGGGCTTTGCCCATGAGGGTATTCCTGCTTTATGACATTTTTATTGCGGCACCCGTGAACACCCACCATCGTCCATGCTGCCCCGGCTTTTGGAACCGCTTCAAAAAATGACGGGAATTCATTATCATCCATCGCCGCCTATCTGATGCCTGGAGCCCAATGAACCTGTCCGTATTTCGCCAGACACTCCCAATCCTCTTCGGCTATCTGCCTCTGGGAACGGCGTTCGGGGTGCTGTTTGCAACTCAACTGGATTATGCCTGGTGGGTGGCACCGCTGATGGGTGTGGTTATTTATGCAGGAGCGGGACAGATTCTGGCGGTGAGCCTGCTCGCGGCCAACGCCGGGCTTGTTGAGGTTTTTGTTGCCATGTTTGTTCTGAACGCCCGGCACCTTTTTTACGGGCTTTCCCTGCTGGGTCAGTTTCGGGGCGCCGGGTTGCGAAAGCTCTACCTGATTTTCGGTCTGACCGACGAAACCTATTCACTCCTGACCAGCCGGCCGAGATACCAGGATCGACGTCACGAGCAGGAAATTGATTTCCGGATTACCGGCTTCAACCAGTGCTATTGGGTCATTGGCTGCGCCCTGGGGGCGCTTCTTGGCGACAACGTGGTGTTTGACAGCACCGGCATCGAGTATGCTTTGGTGGCCCTGTTTATTGTTCTGACCATTGAACAGCTCAAGGCTCTGGGAGATAGCGTACCGATGTGGATAGGCGCAGCAGCGGCAGGTATTGCCATGCTTTTGTTACCACCAGCCCATCAGCTTATCGGAGCCATTGCGATCGTAACCGTTGCGTTACTGGTGCAATACCGAAGAATCAGGACATCACAGGCCGGGAAAGAGGCGCGCCATGTCTGAAAACGGCTATCTTATGGCCTTTATTGCGGTTGCGGCGATAGCCACCTTTGCAACCCGGGTAATACCGTTCCTGTTCTTCGAACGGCATACGGACCACCCGTTGGTTCAGCATCTGGGAAGGTATCTACCGGCTGCCGTCATGGCGTTGCTGGCAACGGTCTTTCTGCAACGTTCAGCCAACTGGTCGGCCGATCTCCCGGGACTGGACGCCCTGATACCGGGTGCTCTGGTGGTTATACTTCATTTGTGGCAGCGGAATTCCCTGCTCTCCATAGCCGCAGGTACTGCCAGCTATATGGTGATTCAGCAGACTGGCATACTTGGCAGTTAGAGACTGTCTGCAAGGTTGGCAACAAGCCGGGATCCTGGACAGCCGCCGTGCGGTGCTTGACCACACCCTTGTATTCCGAGCTCTCAATCATCGCCATGAAGGCTTCAATGGACGGATAGCGAACAAGCAGGACCTGGTCCCAGGACTCATCTGGGGGAGCAATCAGTGAACCAACACTGTGCCCCGACCAGATAACTTCTGCGCCAACAGCCTTTACGCAGGCAGCGGCTTCTTTCATGTACAGCCTGTACGCTTCCCGCCCGGTACGATCAGACGCCTCATCCTTGTAGCTGGCCTGGTCACGAAACCTCAGCAGATTCAGCATCACGATGGGCTGGTCTTTCGGGGTATCTGCCAGAACTTTCTGTAACTGTTCCGGTGTGGGACTTAAGGCTTCCATCCTGATCCTCTTGCTTTGCCTGTTACGGCGCCTACTATAGCGTAATCCGCCCAAGTTCACGCAAGCGAATTCGTTACCTTTCAGCCAGGCGCCGAATCGGCACTAATCAAACCTCTGCAAGGCGGCGATCACCATGATCTCGACCTTCCATTCCGGCTTCGCCAGTTTGGATTCCACACAGGCGCGCACGGGCGGGCGGCCATCCACTACCCAGGCGTCCCAGGCGGCGTTCATTTCAGCGAACTCGGCCATGTCGGTTACCCATATGGTGGCCGACAGAAGGTGCGATTTGTCAGTACCGGCCTTGGCCAGCATCTGGTCAATACCCTGCAAAATCTGTTCAGTCTGGCCACGCATGCCAGCGCTGGCGTCCGAGGCGACCTGGCCAGCCAGATAGACAGTATTGCCATGTACGACGGCTTGGCTCATTCGTTGGTTGCTGTCAATGTAACGATCGGTCATAAATTGCACTCTATTGGTTGGGAAAAATTTGAGGTGGTTAACCCCATTCGAAGCCCTGTAAAAAAGCGGCCAGATTATCACTGAGACTGTCGGTCGGGTATCCCCCCTCCTGAACAATCACTTTGGGGCCTTTTACCTGTGCCAGGCGTTGCCCAATGCGGTAAAAGTCTTCGGTTTCCAGGGTCATGCCGGCCAGGGGGTCGTCCTTGTGAGCATCGAGCCCGAGCGCGATGACAATAGCTTGGGGTTTGAACTCAGTCAGAGCAGACAACAGCCGTGACAGCGCCTGCAGGAACGCAATGCCATCAGCGCCCAGAGGCAGCGGCACGTTGCAGTTATAGCCTTTGCCTTCGCCCGCCCCCACCTCTTGTGCTGCGCCCCAGTAAAACGGGTAGAAATCGGCAGGGTCGACATGCACCGAGCCTATTGAGCAACAGCGGATCACTGGCAAGCGGTGGCAGCAGACTCAGGCTGGCGCCCGCAGCTTCAACCGCTTCTTTCAGTCGCTCGGCGCGCACCGGTTGCTCTGGCGACGGGGCGGGTTGTCCACGCAGCAAAAAATGTTTGGGTGCATGCTCGTTCTGCGTCTCATGATAAAAGCATTTCACCGAGCACCGCCTAGTGGTTGTTGTCGAGGTGTTTTTGCAGGAAGTTGCGCGTACGCTCCTGATCCGGATTGCTGAACAACTTGTCCGGAGTGCACTCTTCAACCACAACACCGCCATCCATGAACAGGGCCCAGTCGGACACATCCCGTGCAAAACTCATCTCGTGTGTGACGATCAACATTGTCATGTGTTCATCGGCCAGACTACGCATTACCCGGTTTACTTCTTCAACCAGCTCCGGATCCAGGGCCGAGGTGGCTTCGTCAAACAACATCACCTTGGGTTTCATTGCCAATGCCCGGGCAATGGCAACTCGCTGTTTCTGACCACCCGACAACCAGTTCGGAAACACATCGGCTTTCTCTGCAAGGCCCACCCGTTCAAGCTGTTCCATACCCAGCTCACGGGCCGTTTTTTTATCCATACCCTTGAGCTTGCGCGGTGCCAGGGTGACGTTATCGATGGTCGACAGATGCGGGAACAGGTTGAAGTGCTGAAACACCATGCCCATGTTCTGGCGGATGTTGTTGATGTGCCGTTCAAAGGCAAGCCCTTTCATATCGGGCCGGTTAACCTGCACACCATCGAGCAGGATGGCACCTTCATCAATCACTTCCAGCTGATTGACCGATCGCAGTAGCGTGCTTTTACCGGAACCGGACGGACCAATGATGGAAATGATCTTGCCGCGATTGACGGTCAGATTGATCCCTTTCAGAACTTCGAGGTCGCCAAAGCGCTTGTGCACATTGCGAACTTCTACCATGGGTGTTTCTGCATTGTTCTCTGCGCTCATAAGAAAGCTCCAGTATTATAATCTTTTACAGGGACGATTCAGCGGCGGTAGGCGGTCTGACGTTCCAGCCATGCCTGACCCAGTTCCATAAGAATATTGATCACGTAATACATCATGGCGATAACAATAAAGAACTCGAACGGCCTGAATGACACACTGATCGCATACTGGGAGGCATACACCAATTCAGCCACACCGATCGCAGACAACACCGAGGTATCCTTGACCATTAAAATCATGTTGTTTCCCAACTGGGGAATCGAGCGAATCAACGCCTGTGGCACAATAATGTACAAAATGGTATTCCAATGCCCGAAGCCCAATGAACGGGAGGCCTCATATTGCCCACCTGACACCGACTTGATGGTGGCGATGAAAATCTCGGCATTGTAAGCCATGTAGTGAAAACCAAGCCCCAGTATGCCCACCACGATGGCCGGAATCAGGACCCATTCGCCCAATCCAAAGTACAGGAAGTAAAGTTGCAGCAGCAGCGGCGTCGTCATGAACAGCCAGATAAAAAAGCGTAACGGCCAACTCACTACCTTGTTGGTGTAGATGGATATCACCGCGACAATAAGCCCACCCACGATGGACATGAAGGCTACAACGATGGCTACCAAAGACGCCACGCCCACGCCTTTCAGCAAGGTTGGGAAGTAGGTAATAACGGGAGTAAAATCAAATTCCATCAGTGCTGCCTCCTATTGGGTCGTGTATCGGGTTGCGCGACGATAGGCCAACTCGATGATGCCCATCACCGCATAGATGATGACGATGTACATCAGGGCACTGAGGGTAAAAATTTCCAGCGGCTTATAGGTCGACCCAATCAGGCGCTGCGCCTGATAAGTCAATTCAACCACGGAGATAATGGAGACCAGTGAGGAGTTCTTGACCAGAACAATGGCCAGCACACCCACGGAACGAATCATCAGACTCGCCGCTTGCGGCAGCACGATGGATACCATTGTATGTGCTTTGCCAAAACCCAATGATCGGGCGGCTTCGCTTTGCCCCTTGTCAACCGATTCAATGGAGCCACGAATCGCCTCACTCATATAGGCGCCAATATTAAATGCCCCAACAACGACACCGCAGGTGACGGGGTCTAGCCGCAAGCCGAGACTCGGGCCGCCATAAAACACCAGCAACAATTGCACGAAATAGGGAGTCCCGCGAACCACACTGATATAACCGCGGGCAAACCAGCGGATGGGGGCGAAACGGAAGGTCTGTAAAAACACCAAACCACAGGCGACAAAGAACCCAAAGAAAATCGCACGGGAAGAAATATCGATCGTAACCCAGGCCGCCCTGATTAACAGAGGCGTAACCTCGACCATCAAGTCAAAATCCATGGTCATACCTTTTTTGCTGTTATCGGTGACTCAACCTTCAAACTTCGAGCACCAGCGGCGGGTGCCTCGGGTGGGCTCGATGCAATCAGTGCAAAGAGCCCACCCTTAATCGGCCATTACTCGATATTGGCACCTTTGCCAATCCACTTGTCGACGATGTCCTGGTAAGTCCCATCTGCCTTGATTTCGGCCAGAGCAGCGTTGAGCGCTTCCTTCAGTTCAGGTTTGTTCTTCTGAATGGAAATCGCTGCGGGCCAGCGTGGCAGTTCACCGACGTCGATCATTTTTATAGCGAGTGCGTTGTCCTGCATCGCGACCAGAACCGGCACGTCATCAGCAATCATGGCATCAACGCGGCCTGTGGTCAGAGCGTTCATCATGTCAGGCAATCCCTGGAAGGTCTGGTTGCGCCATTTACCTTCGCCATTTTCGACCGCCCACTGATTACCCGTTTCGCCCAGGGTGGAACCAACCTGCTTACCGGAGAGGTCGTCGATGCTGCTGATATCGTCCGTGCTTTCCTGTACCCAGACTGAAAGACCTGCGCTGTAGTACGGGTCGGTAAAATCAACCGCTTTCTGGCGTTCTTCGGTGACGCTCATGCTGCAGATGCAGGCATCAAAGCGGCCACCGGCCAGGGCAGCAATAATGCCGTTCCAGGGGGATGACTGAATGTTGACGTCCACACCCATTTTTTTAGCCAGCGCCTCGGCAATATCAACATCGAAGCCCACGAGTTCACCCTGAGTGTTCACATAGCTGAAGGGAGGGTAGGCGCCGGAGTTGGCTACCTGAAAGACGTCATCGCGGATTTCAGGCAGGTCACGCGCTTGGGTCGGCATTGCCACCATCGCTGTTGCACCAATAACCACAGCTGCGGTCGCCAGAGTTTGTGAGAACTTTTTTGTAAGTGCCTTCATATTCTTATTCCTGTTCAGACTTTATTAAAACAGTGCATGCATTGATGCATTGCACCTCTCCACACTGTTCAATGACCGTACCTGTTGAGCCAGGATCGATCGTTGTCATCCATACAGATTAATTATTGGGTTGACTCTCATGGTTGTTTCTTTGGTCACCTCCTGCCAATCTTTTTAGTGTTGCTTGACTCAAACACACGGCGAGGCCATGCAGCTCAGACTCGTCAACACCGTGAATGTTTAAAGCGGTTTCGCGTTCGTTAAGGTTCATACCGTGACTCCCCCGATCGCGAAGGTCAGTTCTGCTTCAGTCAGCGCCTGTAAGTCGACATTGCTAATGTCGACCAGTTTTTCCCGCACTACCAGGCCCTGGTCGGCAACGTCGATTACAGCCAGGTCTGAAATGATTCGACTGACGCAAGCTTTGGCAGTGAGCGGCAGCCGGCAGGTCTCAAGTATTTTGGGGCGTCCGTGTTTGTCGGTATGCGTGGTTAGCACGATGATGCGCTTTGTTTTTTGCGCCAGCTCCATGGCGCCACCTATACCCGGTGAGAACTTGCCCGGAATTTTCCAGTTGGCGAGGTTACCGTGCGCGTCGACCTCGAAAGCACCGATCATCGTCAGGTCCAGACGGGCCCGACGAATCATTGCGAAGGAGACGGCGCTGTCGAACAGGCTCGCGCCTTCGCGCAAAGAGACGTAGGCGCCGGAGGCGTCAATAAGAAAAGGGTCCATCGATTCCCGTTCGGCCTGTTTCCAGGCACAGAGAATGCCATTCTCCGAATGAATCTGGACATCAAAGTCGTCCGGCAGGTAATGCATGACCTGCGTTGGCAGACCAATGCCCAGATTGACGATGCTGCCTGGGGTGATCTCGATCACCGCCCTGCTCAAAATGCGTTCAACGGCGGACATGATGCTCCAGAATTCCGTAGTCTGAGGTGAGTGATTCCAGCTGTACGACGCTATCGACAAAGGCGCTCGGTGTATGCACGTGTTCAGGTTTAAAACGCCCGGGGGCACCCAGGTCCGGTGTTTCGACAATGACGTGGTTCGCCGCCATGGCCATTAGCGGGCTGAAGTTAATGGCCGAGCCCTGATACACCAGGTTGCCCAGCCAGTCGGCCTGAGCAGCATGAATAAGAGCAAAATCGGCTGACAATGCCATTTCCACTTTGTAGGTTTTGCCCTGCCAGTCGAGCAGATCTTCAGGCCGGGTAATCTCGGAATCCATACCAATATCAGTCAGGAACCCAAAGCTGCCGGAACCGGCGGTGCGGATCTTTTCAGCCAGCATGCCCTGAGGGTGAAACTCCACGTCTATATCGCCCCGGTTCAAATGATCGATCACGACTTTATTCAGACCAATGTGAGTAGTGATCAGCTTACGCACCTGACCATTCTCAATCAGTCGACTCACACCGTGGCCGACTTCGTTGGCATCGTTTTTGATCAGGGTAAGATCGGTTTGCCCCTGGCGCAGTATTTCATTGATCAAACTGAATGGCGTGCCCGGGTTGCCGAAACCACCGACCATGACCACTGCGCCCGAAGGGATGGTGGCTATGGCGTTTTCCAGGGTGAGGTTCTTTTTCATGATCAGGCCGCCTGCTCTCTTGCGACCTGTTCAAAGTCAGCCAGACTGCCATCGAAGAGTGCAATAATGTCGTCGATATCTGAGGCGGTAACGGTCAACGGCGGTGTGATCAGAACATGATCCCCCTCGAGTCCGTTCAGGCAGCGCCTTGGGTAGATCAGCAAGCCCCGCCCCTTGGCCAGCGCGGTAAGCCTGTCGAAAGCGTTGAACGCAGCGGGGAAAGGTTGCTTACTGACCTTGTCTTGCACCAACTCCACACCCTGCAACAGGCCAATACCGCGCACATTGCCTATACAATCGTATTTCTCGGCCAGCTGTTCGAGTTGCCGGCGCAAATAGGCACCTTGCTCAGCGGCATTGCTGACCAGCTTCTCCGAGCTCATAACATCAATCACCGCAAGGCCGGTGGCACAGGCGAGCGGATTCCCGGCATAGGTATGACCATGCATAAAGCCGCCGCTTCGGCCCACTGCATCCACGAGCTCCTTGCCCGCCATCATGGCGGCAATGGGGTAATAGCCGGAGCCAAGGCCCTTTGCCAGTGCCAGAATGTCGGGGGCTACGCCATAGTGCTGGTAAGCAAACCAGGCACCGGTACGGCCCATACCACTGAGCACTTCGTCCATGATCAACAGGCAACCGTAGCGGTCACACAGGGCGCGCATCCCCTCCATGTAAGTCCGGGTGACCATACGGCCACCGGTGCTGGCACCGCCAACCGGCTCAAGGACAATAGCGGCAATGGTTTCCGCGCCCGCCGCCAGAATGGCGATTTCGGTTTGTCTCAGCACCGCTGCAATGTGTTCTTCAACGCTCGCTTCGCGGTAACGATACAGGTCTGGCGAGGGTACCTTGACTGAGCCAATGGTGATCGAACGGTAGGGCGCTTCCAGAGGTTCGTACCCGGTTAGCCCCAGTGCGCCCATGGTGCTCCCGTGATACGACGGGCGCAGCGATACAAATTTGCTGCGCTCAGGCTGACCTTCGGCAACGAAATACTGAATCGCCAACTTGATCGCGCTCTCGACTGCTTCCGAACCACTGCCGACAAAAAAGACTTTCTGCAAATCAGCGTCAGTCAAGTCAACCATTTTATTAGCCAGATCCAGTGCAACCTGGCTTTCAAACTGGGTGCGGTAGCTGAACGCAACCTTATCGAGTTGCTCGACCATGGCGCGTTTTACGGTGGGATGATTGTGGCCAATATTGCAGGTGATCGCTCCCGAGCAACCATCGATGTAACGACGCCCCGTGGTATCCCAGATATAAATGCCATCGGCATGGCTGACCAGAGGCATGTCGTTACTGGTCAGATAAAACAAAGCATTGTTGGGCATGGGGTCATCGATCCTCTTACACAAAAAGATGATTT
This Marinobacter salinus DNA region includes the following protein-coding sequences:
- a CDS encoding CoA transferase subunit A; translation: MKKNLTLENAIATIPSGAVVMVGGFGNPGTPFSLINEILRQGQTDLTLIKNDANEVGHGVSRLIENGQVRKLITTHIGLNKVVIDHLNRGDIDVEFHPQGMLAEKIRTAGSGSFGFLTDIGMDSEITRPEDLLDWQGKTYKVEMALSADFALIHAAQADWLGNLVYQGSAINFSPLMAMAANHVIVETPDLGAPGRFKPEHVHTPSAFVDSVVQLESLTSDYGILEHHVRR
- a CDS encoding RidA family protein, translated to MTDRYIDSNQRMSQAVVHGNTVYLAGQVASDASAGMRGQTEQILQGIDQMLAKAGTDKSHLLSATIWVTDMAEFAEMNAAWDAWVVDGRPPVRACVESKLAKPEWKVEIMVIAALQRFD
- a CDS encoding amino acid ABC transporter permease; the protein is MTMDFDLMVEVTPLLIRAAWVTIDISSRAIFFGFFVACGLVFLQTFRFAPIRWFARGYISVVRGTPYFVQLLLVFYGGPSLGLRLDPVTCGVVVGAFNIGAYMSEAIRGSIESVDKGQSEAARSLGFGKAHTMVSIVLPQAASLMIRSVGVLAIVLVKNSSLVSIISVVELTYQAQRLIGSTYKPLEIFTLSALMYIVIIYAVMGIIELAYRRATRYTTQ
- a CDS encoding transporter substrate-binding domain-containing protein, with protein sequence MKALTKKFSQTLATAAVVIGATAMVAMPTQARDLPEIRDDVFQVANSGAYPPFSYVNTQGELVGFDVDIAEALAKKMGVDVNIQSSPWNGIIAALAGGRFDACICSMSVTEERQKAVDFTDPYYSAGLSVWVQESTDDISSIDDLSGKQVGSTLGETGNQWAVENGEGKWRNQTFQGLPDMMNALTTGRVDAMIADDVPVLVAMQDNALAIKMIDVGELPRWPAAISIQKNKPELKEALNAALAEIKADGTYQDIVDKWIGKGANIE
- a CDS encoding aspartate aminotransferase family protein, which produces MPNNALFYLTSNDMPLVSHADGIYIWDTTGRRYIDGCSGAITCNIGHNHPTVKRAMVEQLDKVAFSYRTQFESQVALDLANKMVDLTDADLQKVFFVGSGSEAVESAIKLAIQYFVAEGQPERSKFVSLRPSYHGSTMGALGLTGYEPLEAPYRSITIGSVKVPSPDLYRYREASVEEHIAAVLRQTEIAILAAGAETIAAIVLEPVGGASTGGRMVTRTYMEGMRALCDRYGCLLIMDEVLSGMGRTGAWFAYQHYGVAPDILALAKGLGSGYYPIAAMMAGKELVDAVGRSGGFMHGHTYAGNPLACATGLAVIDVMSSEKLVSNAAEQGAYLRRQLEQLAEKYDCIGNVRGIGLLQGVELVQDKVSKQPFPAAFNAFDRLTALAKGRGLLIYPRRCLNGLEGDHVLITPPLTVTASDIDDIIALFDGSLADFEQVAREQAA
- a CDS encoding AzlC family ABC transporter permease; this translates as MNLSVFRQTLPILFGYLPLGTAFGVLFATQLDYAWWVAPLMGVVIYAGAGQILAVSLLAANAGLVEVFVAMFVLNARHLFYGLSLLGQFRGAGLRKLYLIFGLTDETYSLLTSRPRYQDRRHEQEIDFRITGFNQCYWVIGCALGALLGDNVVFDSTGIEYALVALFIVLTIEQLKALGDSVPMWIGAAAAGIAMLLLPPAHQLIGAIAIVTVALLVQYRRIRTSQAGKEARHV
- a CDS encoding branched-chain amino acid transporter permease, coding for MSENGYLMAFIAVAAIATFATRVIPFLFFERHTDHPLVQHLGRYLPAAVMALLATVFLQRSANWSADLPGLDALIPGALVVILHLWQRNSLLSIAAGTASYMVIQQTGILGS
- a CDS encoding amino acid ABC transporter ATP-binding protein yields the protein MSAENNAETPMVEVRNVHKRFGDLEVLKGINLTVNRGKIISIIGPSGSGKSTLLRSVNQLEVIDEGAILLDGVQVNRPDMKGLAFERHINNIRQNMGMVFQHFNLFPHLSTIDNVTLAPRKLKGMDKKTARELGMEQLERVGLAEKADVFPNWLSGGQKQRVAIARALAMKPKVMLFDEATSALDPELVEEVNRVMRSLADEHMTMLIVTHEMSFARDVSDWALFMDGGVVVEECTPDKLFSNPDQERTRNFLQKHLDNNH
- a CDS encoding amino acid ABC transporter permease, whose translation is MEFDFTPVITYFPTLLKGVGVASLVAIVVAFMSIVGGLIVAVISIYTNKVVSWPLRFFIWLFMTTPLLLQLYFLYFGLGEWVLIPAIVVGILGLGFHYMAYNAEIFIATIKSVSGGQYEASRSLGFGHWNTILYIIVPQALIRSIPQLGNNMILMVKDTSVLSAIGVAELVYASQYAISVSFRPFEFFIVIAMMYYVINILMELGQAWLERQTAYRR
- a CDS encoding methyl-accepting chemotaxis protein; the protein is MGKALVGVVMLGTVRTRILFFAFLSVFALSGLAVLSWTIILKAEEASDSLISTKLKESWLLVDLEQDHRRLQDLAFKIKAQLLLWDEIEPVFADLEQALPAHWKAVSENAGLETWAEEHRDSFERVVALMESMKSGIGEKSYYRVGQVVDFDLFPSLEPMLKAINQRQLQSRNSVSAGADDLLAFLSNQQVYLVAGSVLFLFVVVVMTAWLRQSVILRLQKMESELGAMEANSDLTRMPVLKGRDEVAGVSRALGALVSRFEQFIADIRGAAGELNQRSLTLDTGAESLHTASETTRHQIRDVSQSMAAIADQASAIERATDQSALTVGDAVSANEEVQHRLVSSEQAAEHTVDVISRVSQSIHALNDSTGKIEQVIGVIADIAEQTNLLALNAAIEAARAGEHGRGFAVVADEVRTLSRRTSESTRNIGQWVQDLVAGVGSVDELLGEMREAGNQNREHLIALKAHLESLRGQFVQLEDHSAAISAAVTTQRDEIGRVGRRSTALDESADFLIESVESTRAISEALRQESLSMRQLIARFRTAADSGQ
- a CDS encoding 3-oxoacid CoA-transferase subunit B; amino-acid sequence: MSAVERILSRAVIEITPGSIVNLGIGLPTQVMHYLPDDFDVQIHSENGILCAWKQAERESMDPFLIDASGAYVSLREGASLFDSAVSFAMIRRARLDLTMIGAFEVDAHGNLANWKIPGKFSPGIGGAMELAQKTKRIIVLTTHTDKHGRPKILETCRLPLTAKACVSRIISDLAVIDVADQGLVVREKLVDISNVDLQALTEAELTFAIGGVTV
- a CDS encoding DUF1330 domain-containing protein; protein product: MEALSPTPEQLQKVLADTPKDQPIVMLNLLRFRDQASYKDEASDRTGREAYRLYMKEAAACVKAVGAEVIWSGHSVGSLIAPPDESWDQVLLVRYPSIEAFMAMIESSEYKGVVKHRTAAVQDPGLLPTLQTVSNCQVCQSAESPYSWQYLRLWRAGNSAATNEV